A region of Chloroflexota bacterium DNA encodes the following proteins:
- a CDS encoding amino acid ABC transporter substrate-binding protein has protein sequence MRQVCKLLIALSVMLALLFSVACATEEADTGEMAEETEAKTEMVEAPAMTSRLDTVRERGHVICASRNDVPGYGSVDADGNNVGFDIDLCRAVAAAVLGDPDAFEIRLITAAERGPTIQSGEVDLLVRTVTWTTSRDAAWGNYAQTMFYDGQGFMVPKSLGVTSALELAGAAVCVTSGTTTELNMADFFRQNNLEYNPKVYEDTDVVLEAYKSGACEVFTNDRSQLAALRTALPNPDDHVILPETISEEPLGPVVPHGDEQWFDLVKTVMGLLIYAEAYGINSTNVDDMAVGENVKAKRLLGTEGSFGQEELGLDQNVGQTIIKAVGNYGEIYARNLDNPDGVQLPREGSRNALWSNAPCTDCPKGGQIYSQPLR, from the coding sequence ATGAGACAGGTTTGTAAGCTCCTAATCGCTCTTAGCGTAATGCTCGCGCTGCTTTTCAGCGTAGCGTGCGCTACTGAAGAGGCGGATACGGGAGAGATGGCAGAAGAGACCGAGGCCAAGACCGAGATGGTGGAGGCGCCGGCCATGACTTCGCGGCTGGACACCGTGCGTGAACGGGGTCATGTCATCTGCGCCAGCCGTAATGACGTACCCGGCTACGGTTCCGTAGACGCGGACGGCAATAACGTTGGCTTCGACATTGACCTTTGCCGCGCCGTGGCTGCGGCAGTGCTGGGTGACCCGGATGCGTTCGAAATCCGGTTGATTACGGCCGCTGAGCGTGGGCCTACCATTCAGTCAGGCGAAGTTGACCTGCTGGTGCGTACCGTGACGTGGACGACTTCTCGTGACGCCGCCTGGGGCAACTACGCCCAGACGATGTTCTACGACGGCCAGGGCTTCATGGTTCCCAAGAGCCTCGGCGTCACAAGCGCGCTGGAATTGGCCGGCGCTGCGGTCTGTGTGACCAGTGGTACGACTACCGAGTTGAACATGGCTGACTTCTTCCGCCAGAACAACTTGGAGTACAACCCGAAGGTCTACGAAGATACGGACGTGGTCTTGGAAGCGTACAAGAGTGGCGCCTGCGAGGTCTTCACGAATGACCGCTCGCAGCTTGCCGCGCTGAGAACGGCTCTGCCGAATCCGGACGACCATGTCATTCTGCCGGAGACGATTTCCGAGGAGCCGCTAGGACCAGTGGTGCCGCACGGTGACGAGCAGTGGTTCGACCTTGTGAAGACCGTGATGGGCCTCCTGATCTATGCCGAGGCGTATGGCATCAACTCCACCAACGTTGATGACATGGCCGTTGGCGAAAACGTCAAGGCGAAGCGTCTGCTTGGCACTGAGGGTTCATTCGGTCAGGAAGAGCTAGGTCTTGATCAGAACGTGGGTCAGACCATCATCAAGGCGGTCGGGAACTACGGCGAGATTTATGCGCGCAACTTGGACAACCCCGATGGCGTCCAACTGCCGCGTGAAGGCTCCCGCAATGCTTTGTGGTCGAATGCGCCGTGTACTGACTGCCCGAAGGGCGGCCAGATCTATTCTCAGCCATTGCGCTAA
- a CDS encoding amino acid ABC transporter substrate-binding protein, with protein sequence MSGRGSLARKLAAGLALAFALLLGAACATTAEPALEEAAADTEAATVAPPAVSSRLETVQERGRLICASLNDTPGFGYVDEAGNNVGFDIDLCRAVAAAVLGDPDAVEIRLITAAERGPVMQSGEVDLLVYVTTWTTSRDANWGNFVQTMFYDGQGFMVPKSLGVTSAYQLAGAAVCVNTGTTSELNMADFFRQNGMEYSPKTFEEAQVAFEAYKSGACEVFTTDRSALTALRSSLENPEEHIILPETISEEPLGPMVPHGDEQWFDLVKAVMGILIYAEAYGINSVNVDEVAAGDNVKAKRLLGTEGSFGQEELGLEQTVGQTVIKSVGNYGEIYDRNLGPGTGIDLPREGSRNALWSNAPCADCPKGGQIYSQPLR encoded by the coding sequence ATGAGTGGACGTGGGAGTTTGGCAAGAAAGCTAGCTGCCGGATTAGCGCTGGCATTCGCACTGCTCCTGGGTGCGGCATGCGCCACCACTGCAGAACCGGCACTCGAGGAGGCGGCTGCTGATACCGAGGCCGCTACCGTGGCTCCGCCGGCGGTAAGTTCGCGGCTTGAAACTGTGCAAGAGCGGGGTCGTCTCATTTGCGCCAGCCTCAACGACACGCCGGGGTTTGGCTATGTGGACGAAGCCGGTAACAATGTTGGTTTTGACATCGATCTCTGCCGCGCCGTCGCGGCGGCAGTGCTTGGCGATCCCGATGCCGTCGAAATCCGTCTCATAACGGCTGCTGAGCGTGGACCTGTGATGCAATCGGGCGAGGTGGACTTACTCGTGTATGTCACCACGTGGACCACGTCCCGCGACGCCAATTGGGGCAATTTCGTGCAAACGATGTTCTATGACGGTCAAGGTTTCATGGTACCCAAGAGCCTGGGAGTAACAAGCGCGTACCAGTTGGCCGGTGCGGCCGTCTGCGTGAATACCGGTACGACCTCTGAGCTCAACATGGCCGATTTCTTCCGCCAGAACGGGATGGAGTATAGTCCCAAGACATTCGAAGAGGCGCAGGTGGCTTTCGAGGCCTACAAGAGCGGGGCCTGCGAGGTGTTCACTACCGACCGGTCGGCGCTGACGGCGCTGCGCAGTTCGCTTGAAAATCCCGAAGAACACATCATTCTGCCTGAGACGATTTCCGAGGAGCCGCTTGGACCCATGGTGCCCCACGGCGATGAGCAGTGGTTCGACCTCGTAAAGGCCGTGATGGGTATCCTGATCTACGCCGAGGCGTACGGCATCAACTCCGTTAATGTGGACGAAGTCGCCGCTGGCGACAACGTGAAAGCAAAGCGTTTGCTGGGAACGGAGGGTTCATTCGGGCAGGAAGAACTTGGCCTCGAACAGACCGTGGGTCAAACCGTAATCAAGTCGGTGGGCAACTACGGTGAGATATACGACCGCAATTTGGGGCCTGGTACTGGCATAGACTTGCCGCGAGAAGGCTCCCGCAACGCGCTGTGGTCAAATGCGCCGTGTGCTGATTGCCCCAAGGGCGGGCAGATTTACTCTCAGCCGCTGCGTTAA